CAGATCGAACGCATTCTTGGTCGCTTCCTGGAAACGCACAGCGAAATGAGCCAGTCGGCTTACCTGCAGTTCTCGTTCGAACATATGATCCAGCGGGCCTCGCTCCTGTCGGACAACACCGCCTGGCGAAGCTATCCGATCCAGATCGAGGCTTTGAAGCAGGGAGACTCGGTCAAGTATCGCGTTCACGTGCGGCTGACTTATTCGAGTGCTTGCCCGTGTTCGGCGGCTTTGTCGCGACAGTTGCTGCAGCAGCAGTTTGAAGAGCAGTTCTACGGTCACAACTGGATGAGCGCCGCGACCGTGCTGAATTGGCTCGGCTCAAACAACACGTTGATTGCGGTTCCGCATAGCCAGCGAAGCCATGCCGATATCACCGTCGACCTGGATGACACGCGCGAAGACCTGCCGATCGACGAAATCATTCAACGCGTCGAAGGCGTTTTGAATACGGCGGTTCAAGCTGCCGTAAAGCGAGCCGACGAGCAAGAGTTTGCCCGCCTGAACGGCGAGAACCTTATGTTCTGCGAAGACGCAGCACGTCGTATGAAATCGGCCATCGACCCGATGCCAGGCGTGATCGACTACCGCATTCAAGCCAGCCACTTCGAAAGCCTGCACCCGCACGACGCCGTGGCGATTGTCGTCAAAGGCGTTCCTGGCGGCATGGTTCCTTAATTCGCCAGCCTACCCCCATCAAGATTGAGAAGCCTATGCTCAGTCGCCGTGCATTCACGAAGCAAGCTGCCGTCCTGGCAGCTTGTTCTCCGTTTCTTGCCACCTCGTCGCTGCTGCATGCGGCTGAAGCGGCCAGCGTGCCGATCTTCACGCAGCAGTATCCCTGGGGGACGTTCTATCGCCGCAGTAACCGCGATGCTGGAGATTTGAACGCGCTGTTGGCCGAAGTGAAATCGTGCGGCCTAGTGGGTTACGAGCCGATCGCTGGCTCGCCGCAGCAGATGAAAGCAATCGCTGACGCGGCCAAGCAGCATGACCTGAAAGTCGAGTCGCTGTACGTCAACAGCACGCTGCACGATCCTGGCCAGGCCGCCGCGAGTATTCAGTCGGTTCTCGATATTGCTGCGACTGCGAAAGAAGCTTGCGGCACGCGGATCATCGTGACCAATCCAAGTCCCATTCAATGGGGCGGCAGTCAGAACAAATCCGACAAGCAACTGAGAACCCAGGCCAATGCTCTTGATCTGCTCGGAGCTCAGTTGCGAAAACAGGGGCAGCAGTTGGCGTATCATAACCACGATATCGAACTGCGCGAGGGGGCTCGTGAACTGCATCACATGTTGGCTTCGACCGACCCCGACAACGTCAAATTCTGTTTAGATGCCCATTGGATCTTTCGCGGGTGCGGTAACTCGGAGGTGGCTGTGTTCGATGTGGTGCGACTGTACAAAGATCGGATCGTCGAGTTGCATCTGCGTCAATCACACGACGGGATCTGGGACGAAGCATTCGGTTCCGGTGACATCGATTACGATCAACTGGCCGAGATGCTATTGGACCTTGAGACACCGCCCCTGTTGGTCTTAGAGCAAGCGGTCGAAGGAAAGACACCCAATACGGCCGGCGCGGTCGAGGCCCACACAATCGGCCGAGAATACGCTCAAAAAACCTTTGCGAAATTGATTGCCCCGTGACACAGACCGAAAACCCTCTGACGCTTCGCCAGGCCCAAGACGACGTCGACCAGTGGATCCAAACGATCGGCGTAAGATACTTCTCGGAACTCACCAACCTGGCCCAGTTGATGGAAGAGGTGGGTGAGGTGGCCCGCGTCATTTCGCGAACCTACGGCGAACAAAGCTTCAAAGCGTCGGACAAGAAGGTCGAGCTTTCGGATGAACTTGCCGACGTGTTGTTCGTAGTGATCTGCCTGGCCAATCAAACAGGTGTCGACCTGACCGAGGCCCTCCGGCGAAATCTCGAAAAGAAAACCCGACGCGACGCGACCCGTCACCACGAAAACGAGAAGCTTAAGTAGGCATTCTCACCGTATTGCCCCCAAGGACTGGGTTGCCATCCTTTTGGGGTACTGGTATCTGCGTGTGAAAAATGGTACGATACTAGTTGCTGTGGAAAAACTGGCGCTTTCTTACCAGAAGCACGAAGCTTTCTCGGACGTAAGGCGTTCTTTTTTCCTGCCCGCAATTGTTAGATGCGTCTGACGATCGCATGGCATCAGCAACCTCGACTTTACGGAAAAAGTCGCCAATTTAATAGCAGGAGGCTGAGCTCTTCGATTCCTTCTCATAGGAGCTTCCCATGCTGACCGAAGGCGAAAAGAAAGTCCTCAGAACGTTCCGCCAGTATTTGATGGATCCAGGCCGAATGCTCTGCTTCACCGGGCCGATGTTGGCCACTCACAAGAATTCACTCACCAAGCTGGTCAAAAGGGAATACTTGGTTCCTGAATCGTTCAAAGGCGCTTACAGCCTGACCCAGTCCGGTTTTGAAGCCATGCGAACTTGCAAGTAACGACCCAGGCAAAGGTCGATTTACCATATTCGGGTGCCGGGATGACTTTCAAAAAAGTCGACCCGGCACCCGTTTTTCGTAATGATAGTAGTAACCCTGCTGCCACCACCCGCCGGCATACCCGGGTCAAGTGGCACGGAAGCCACTTGTCTCTTGATTGGGGCTGGCATTAACACGGACGACTGATTCCGACTTGTCCGTTTATCTCTTACGCAGCAGCTGTCGCACTTCCAGCACAAGCTTCACAGCAATGAATAGGCCCGCGAATCCGCCGAGCACAAAGGGGAGGGCCCATTCGGGAAGTGTTAGTAGCAAGATTCCCATGGTCAGGACTCCGCCGATCACCATCAGGATCATAAGGCCTTTGGTGTCCGAAGATGTTTTGTAGGGCTGCTGCGGTGAGGGATTATCTACCGCGCGGAACGAGCGATCTCCTTCTTCGCTGAGAACAGAATCAAGCAGCGTATTCGATTGGTTGTCGGGCTTTGTGGTATTGGACATGGAGATTTAAATTCCTATCGTTCAACGTATTCTTTCCACATCGCTAAATATTCATGCGCGGCCAAACTCTGAGAAGTCATCGCGATGCGTTGCAATTGATAAAGCAGTGCCCGCTCGACTCGTTTCAGCCACGCCGACTCAGGGTTGCTAAAGTTGAACTCGGCACTGAAGTCGTTGGTGGTGGTCGCAAGATGATATCCGATGCCGTCGCGAGAGGAGGTAACGATGTTCTCGGTGAAGTCAACTTGATTAAGTTCCGCCCAAAGGACATCGTGCGGGATGGATGCGACCGCGATTTCTTCCAGCGTTTGCAACTTGCTGTTGGGCAATGCAAAGGCGCCTTTCCACTTGCCTGAATTCACGGGATCCGAATCACTCAGCCGCTGTGTATGAATGACCGTCAGTATACTCATACCACGAAACGTAGGCATGACCGCGGCTTGCCAAAAATAGACTAACGAATGGCCGTCTGTGTTCTGAACTCTCCAACTGCCATTGCGTAATTCGGAAAGCCCGAGAGCCTCGGCGATCTGCTTATTGTAAGGCTGGAAGAGTTCGGGCGAGATCGACATGAGAGGCCTCGGGGCTCGACTAATCTTCGTTGTGGCTCAGGTGCCACTGTGCCAGTTTCCACTCGGGATCTTCGTCCATTCGATAGTCGAAGGGCCGAGGGTACTCCGGCGGGGCTGAGTTGATGAGGTCCTGGAGGTAAGCGTGAGGGAGTTCCGGATCGAACACCCGCCAGATTAGTTCGCGGGTTCCATTCCACGTGATTCTGGCCAGGAACAAAGCATTCGGTCTCTGCTTGTCCTTTCCACGGATTTCTTCATTTAGACGCTCGCAGAAGGGATCGACGATTTCACGTTCTAATTGCGACGGCATTCCGTTGTCGATTAAGTCTTCAAAGTTCAGCAGCAGCGACAAGTGCCAGGCAAATACTATCTTCGGCTCGAAGCTGCGAAGTGCTCTATTGATCACGGCCACGCCTGGAAGGCTTTCCTGTTGGAATTCCAGCAGCGACCATTCTTCTTCCGGGATGATGACTCGATATTCAGTCAAAAGTGGGTTCCGTTTTATAGATGCAGTCATGTCCAATTCGGCAAGGTTGGGCTCTCGTATTATATTGACTACTGAATTCGTGTCTCGAACTCTGCGTACTTTCCCTGTGAAATCATGCGACCTTCCATTCTTCACCTAGCCGCTTTGGCAATTTGCTGTCTGGCTTCGACGCACCTGCGTGCAGAGAATACCAAGCCCAATATTGTCTTTATCCTCACCGACGATCACCGCTGGGACGGGCTCACTTCCGCCGGTAACGAGCAGATCAGAACACCCAATCTCGATAAGCTGTGCCAGGCAGGCACGCGGTTTGAGAACGCGTTCGTGACGCTGGCCATATGCTCGCCTAGCAGGGCCGCCTGTTTGACGGGACGCTATGGTAGTCGCAACGGGGTGACTGCGGTTGGGCATGCTTCGCTGAAGAAAGGGGAACCGACCTTCGCCCGTGCCCTCAAGGAGGCAGGCTATGCAACTGGTGTGGCGGGTAAATGGCATCTGGGAAATTCACCGCGCGATTGCGGCTTCGACTTTGCTTCGACGTGCTGGTCGAACGGTACGTGGTACAACCGCGAGTTTATGATTGATGGAAAGAAGCAAGTGATGCCTGGCTTCGTCGACGACGTCGCAGTTGAACAATCGCTGCGTTTTCTCGATCAAGCCGCCGAGGCCAACAAGCCGTTTGCACTTTGGCTCTGCACGCAGGTTCCACATATGGACCACAAGCATACCTGGCCGGCAAAGCAGGAGTACAAGGATCAGTACATAGTCGGATCTATGCCGCTGGCAGCAACGTGGAACGATGACCTGGAAGGAAAGCCAAAATATCTGGCGATGTCACGCAGCCGCACCCAGGCTCTGTCGTACGGTTACGACGACCCAGAGAATATCCGCAAGCACACACGCGACTATTACGCGAGCGTTCAGCAAATGGATGCGGCTGTTGGGAAGTTCCTGGACGAGCTCGAGCGGCGTGGCCTGCGTGAAAGTACGTGGATCATATTGATGGGAGACAACGGCTGGATGCTGGGGGAACATGGCTTCACCAGCAAGGTTCTTGCCTACGAAGAATCGATGCGTGTTCCCATGGCCGTTGTCGGCCCCGGCCAACAGCCCCAGGTTCGCAGTGAACTGGTGCTGAACATCGACTTGACCGCGATGATCTACGAGTTGGCCGGGCTGGAAGTACCAAGGTCGCTACATGGGCGCAGCGTATTGCCGATCGTCCAAGGAAAAACAATTAGCGACTGGCGAACGAGTTTCCTCTATGAGGCTCCGACGCCGCAGTTGGGAAGCAAACCTCTGTGGGCCGTGCGTGATGCCCGTTGGAAGTATATCGAGACCGACTTGGGTAATGGTCAGGTCTTTCGCGAACTCTACGATCTGAATTCCGACGCGATCGAAGCGAATAACGTGGCCAACGAATCGAGGCATGA
Above is a window of Blastopirellula marina DNA encoding:
- a CDS encoding sugar phosphate isomerase/epimerase family protein, which gives rise to MLSRRAFTKQAAVLAACSPFLATSSLLHAAEAASVPIFTQQYPWGTFYRRSNRDAGDLNALLAEVKSCGLVGYEPIAGSPQQMKAIADAAKQHDLKVESLYVNSTLHDPGQAAASIQSVLDIAATAKEACGTRIIVTNPSPIQWGGSQNKSDKQLRTQANALDLLGAQLRKQGQQLAYHNHDIELREGARELHHMLASTDPDNVKFCLDAHWIFRGCGNSEVAVFDVVRLYKDRIVELHLRQSHDGIWDEAFGSGDIDYDQLAEMLLDLETPPLLVLEQAVEGKTPNTAGAVEAHTIGREYAQKTFAKLIAP
- a CDS encoding DUF695 domain-containing protein — translated: MTEYRVIIPEEEWSLLEFQQESLPGVAVINRALRSFEPKIVFAWHLSLLLNFEDLIDNGMPSQLEREIVDPFCERLNEEIRGKDKQRPNALFLARITWNGTRELIWRVFDPELPHAYLQDLINSAPPEYPRPFDYRMDEDPEWKLAQWHLSHNED
- a CDS encoding nucleotide pyrophosphohydrolase, which produces MTQTENPLTLRQAQDDVDQWIQTIGVRYFSELTNLAQLMEEVGEVARVISRTYGEQSFKASDKKVELSDELADVLFVVICLANQTGVDLTEALRRNLEKKTRRDATRHHENEKLK
- a CDS encoding sulfatase-like hydrolase/transferase, translated to MRPSILHLAALAICCLASTHLRAENTKPNIVFILTDDHRWDGLTSAGNEQIRTPNLDKLCQAGTRFENAFVTLAICSPSRAACLTGRYGSRNGVTAVGHASLKKGEPTFARALKEAGYATGVAGKWHLGNSPRDCGFDFASTCWSNGTWYNREFMIDGKKQVMPGFVDDVAVEQSLRFLDQAAEANKPFALWLCTQVPHMDHKHTWPAKQEYKDQYIVGSMPLAATWNDDLEGKPKYLAMSRSRTQALSYGYDDPENIRKHTRDYYASVQQMDAAVGKFLDELERRGLRESTWIILMGDNGWMLGEHGFTSKVLAYEESMRVPMAVVGPGQQPQVRSELVLNIDLTAMIYELAGLEVPRSLHGRSVLPIVQGKTISDWRTSFLYEAPTPQLGSKPLWAVRDARWKYIETDLGNGQVFRELYDLNSDAIEANNVANESRHDDRISQMERQLKAYLKRVVQSD
- the folE2 gene encoding GTP cyclohydrolase FolE2 — encoded protein: MSTDSPTSSQSTSATPLASEVTRPLAMDTSPRLLPDVANDTAPQFLSPINRVGMSGIEVAILVRGEDDVLMRTPAKVDAYVSLDDPATKGIHMSRLYLSLQNELHTEFSRKQIERILGRFLETHSEMSQSAYLQFSFEHMIQRASLLSDNTAWRSYPIQIEALKQGDSVKYRVHVRLTYSSACPCSAALSRQLLQQQFEEQFYGHNWMSAATVLNWLGSNNTLIAVPHSQRSHADITVDLDDTREDLPIDEIIQRVEGVLNTAVQAAVKRADEQEFARLNGENLMFCEDAARRMKSAIDPMPGVIDYRIQASHFESLHPHDAVAIVVKGVPGGMVP